From Acidobacteriota bacterium, a single genomic window includes:
- a CDS encoding Gfo/Idh/MocA family oxidoreductase, giving the protein MDKTRYGVIGLGWFGEKHLEALTGNPGVEIHALCTRTPERLAQVAERFQVRRTYTDYREMLADPGLDSVSITTMWDQHRDPTLAALEAGKHVFLEKPMASTVEDCQAIVDAAAASPGKFMVGHICRFNPRYAAAKQAVDEGRLGRIVALYARRNLPAWIGSQVLDKIGPIIGDGVHDTDLMLWFTGARIVSAYGQTVAVHGHRYPDAGHAMYRFDNGATGVIEDVWCLPEKTPFQIDERMEVIGTEGSIQVHDTHPNLTIVDGEGVRCPDTTYWPDIHGACTGALREELNYFVRSIIDDTPIEVITPQESLEAVRACLAAEESARTGQVVHLDQGGFER; this is encoded by the coding sequence ATGGACAAGACGAGATACGGAGTCATCGGGCTGGGCTGGTTCGGAGAGAAGCACCTGGAAGCGCTCACCGGCAACCCGGGCGTCGAGATCCATGCCCTGTGCACCCGGACCCCGGAACGGCTGGCCCAGGTCGCCGAACGCTTCCAGGTCCGGAGGACCTACACCGACTATCGCGAGATGCTGGCCGATCCGGGGCTGGACAGCGTCAGCATCACCACCATGTGGGACCAGCATCGGGACCCCACCCTGGCGGCGCTGGAGGCCGGAAAGCACGTCTTTCTGGAGAAGCCCATGGCATCCACCGTGGAAGACTGCCAAGCCATCGTGGACGCGGCGGCGGCTTCGCCGGGCAAGTTCATGGTGGGTCACATCTGCCGCTTCAATCCCCGCTACGCCGCGGCCAAGCAGGCGGTGGACGAAGGCCGGCTGGGAAGGATCGTGGCGCTCTACGCCCGGCGCAACCTCCCGGCCTGGATCGGGTCCCAGGTGCTGGACAAGATCGGCCCCATCATCGGAGACGGCGTTCACGACACCGACCTCATGCTCTGGTTCACCGGCGCCCGGATCGTCAGCGCCTATGGCCAGACGGTGGCGGTCCACGGGCACAGGTACCCCGACGCGGGACACGCCATGTACCGGTTCGACAATGGAGCCACCGGAGTGATCGAAGACGTCTGGTGCCTGCCGGAGAAGACCCCTTTCCAGATCGACGAGCGGATGGAGGTCATCGGCACCGAAGGATCGATTCAGGTCCATGACACCCATCCCAACCTGACCATCGTCGACGGGGAGGGGGTCCGCTGTCCGGACACCACCTATTGGCCGGATATTCACGGGGCCTGCACCGGAGCCCTGCGGGAAGAGTTGAACTACTTCGTCCGCAGCATCATCGACGATACCCCGATCGAGGTGATCACGCCCCAGGAGTCTCTGGAGGCGGTTCGCGCCTGCCTGGCGGCCGAAGAGTCCGCCAGGACCGGACAGGTCGTCCATTTGGACCAGGGCGGTTTCGAGCGGTGA
- a CDS encoding dehydrogenase, producing MTKFTVGWIAVLFSFLAQSGSAGWVTLPVPGTHGFKGFGWYRTWFKPPQRFFAKHDRDLWGESVIFNVRGLAGAHEVYVNGKRIGGGGSFPPGFEDGRKGNHQHKVPSGSLVPEAWNQLAVRVYSPGGEGGFLGEAPFLMNYFLECVFAGPWEFQPGDAGADFGGVLDRRPEGSAFDRFRESNRVLAEADRFVPGQKLPPLESFRTMKAADDLVVDLMLAEPLVAQPTHFSFDSRGRLWVSQFRQYPFPAGLEMISRDRYYRSHYDKVPPAPPLHDRGRDVISIHEDTTGDGRYDRHKVFRDGLNMANAALRGRGGVWVMHTPYLLFYPDRDFDDVPDGPPEVHLQGFGLEDTHAIANGLVWGMDGWLYGTQGSTTACHVTRPGIDAPDAPAVYYQGCMVWRYHPETRRFELFSQGGGNNFGLEVDGDGRLFTGHNGGQTRGWHFLQGGMHLMQGTTPNKFGPPRNPFSFGDLPKMVSEQDIRRFTHFGAVVEATAIPGKYQDSLFSVDPLHNFVVASRRIRNGATFRTSDLDKVLTSGDFAFRPVFIGNAPEGSILIADFYNHYIAHGQHYQSQIDPGTGRIFRLRGKREPLERDLNLQAKSTDRLLELLGHPNRWHRHTAVRLLGERKDPGSAVRLRQLVGSGSDLQSLSALWALYQAFGLDQATALAALRHGHPMVRYWAVRLICDDVGFANRRTTVGLADSLGELKDGPTRVPRRLFQAILEGAAGERDAEVRSQMAASARRLPVDQALPLVTALLRHGEDVDDPYLPLLTWWVLETNLDPQREAVLELFESSEFRRQPMVRRHILERVMRALALKGKSGDLEDCARLLELAADGEEEDSLLKGFELAYAGRRIGGLPDRLVRGLVASGRSSLELRVRLGAADASRAAVELLLNPEAPLEERTAVARTLGEVRSEDSVEPLIRVATAPEPPLQRAALAALSSFNDPEIGNQALARFSQYPEEARPAFFDLMLSRPVWTRQLIQAVSGGGLAPELVPDGVAERLRRDRDREIAGLAREHLGGGEDLGREDFRRRIAGLRSILADGTGNPYAGEAAYSRRCGSCHKLFHKGGDSGPDLTAYQRGDLGALLIGIVDPDAEIREGFEYVTLVTREGRTLSGFLTDQDTQVVVLRGMSGEDIRVERRQVESIEPMGRSFMPARLLEGLSDQELRDFFAYLRISQPISR from the coding sequence ATGACGAAATTCACCGTGGGATGGATCGCCGTCCTGTTTTCCTTCCTGGCTCAATCCGGTTCCGCCGGCTGGGTCACGTTGCCGGTCCCGGGAACGCACGGCTTCAAGGGCTTCGGCTGGTACCGCACCTGGTTCAAACCGCCCCAACGGTTCTTCGCCAAGCACGACCGGGACCTGTGGGGCGAATCGGTGATCTTCAACGTCCGGGGCCTGGCCGGCGCGCACGAGGTCTACGTCAACGGAAAACGCATCGGCGGCGGCGGAAGCTTTCCCCCCGGATTCGAGGACGGACGGAAGGGCAATCACCAGCACAAGGTCCCGTCCGGCAGCCTGGTGCCCGAGGCCTGGAACCAGCTCGCGGTCCGGGTCTACTCCCCCGGCGGCGAAGGCGGCTTTCTGGGCGAAGCTCCCTTCCTCATGAACTACTTTCTGGAATGCGTCTTCGCGGGTCCTTGGGAGTTCCAACCCGGCGATGCGGGCGCCGACTTCGGCGGCGTGCTCGACCGGCGGCCCGAAGGCTCGGCCTTCGACCGGTTTCGCGAGTCCAACCGGGTGCTGGCGGAGGCGGACCGGTTCGTCCCCGGCCAAAAGCTTCCGCCGCTGGAATCGTTTCGAACGATGAAGGCGGCGGACGATCTCGTGGTGGACCTGATGCTGGCGGAACCGCTGGTGGCGCAGCCGACCCACTTCAGCTTCGATTCCCGCGGGCGCCTCTGGGTCTCCCAGTTCCGGCAGTATCCGTTTCCCGCGGGACTCGAGATGATCAGCCGGGACCGCTACTACCGCTCGCACTACGACAAGGTGCCCCCGGCGCCTCCGCTCCACGACCGCGGGCGCGACGTGATCTCCATTCACGAGGACACCACCGGCGACGGCAGGTACGACCGCCACAAGGTCTTCCGGGACGGCTTGAACATGGCCAACGCGGCCCTGCGCGGCCGCGGCGGAGTGTGGGTGATGCACACCCCGTACCTGCTCTTCTATCCCGACCGGGACTTCGACGACGTCCCCGACGGGCCGCCGGAGGTCCATCTCCAGGGATTCGGCCTGGAGGACACCCACGCCATCGCCAACGGACTGGTCTGGGGAATGGACGGGTGGCTCTATGGAACCCAGGGCAGCACCACGGCCTGCCACGTGACCCGTCCCGGAATCGACGCGCCGGACGCTCCCGCGGTCTACTACCAGGGTTGCATGGTCTGGCGCTATCACCCCGAGACCCGGCGCTTCGAACTCTTCTCCCAGGGCGGCGGCAACAACTTCGGGCTGGAGGTGGACGGCGACGGCCGGCTCTTCACCGGACACAACGGCGGCCAGACCCGAGGCTGGCACTTCCTGCAGGGCGGCATGCACCTGATGCAGGGCACGACCCCCAACAAGTTCGGTCCGCCCCGCAATCCCTTCAGCTTCGGGGACCTGCCCAAGATGGTCAGCGAACAGGACATCCGCCGTTTCACCCACTTCGGCGCCGTGGTGGAGGCCACGGCCATTCCCGGCAAGTACCAGGACTCGCTCTTCAGCGTGGACCCGCTTCACAACTTCGTCGTGGCCAGCCGGCGGATTCGCAACGGCGCCACCTTCAGGACCAGCGATCTGGACAAGGTGCTGACCTCCGGGGACTTCGCCTTCCGCCCGGTGTTCATCGGCAATGCACCCGAAGGCTCGATCCTGATCGCCGACTTTTACAACCACTACATCGCCCATGGTCAGCACTACCAGAGCCAGATCGATCCCGGCACGGGGCGGATCTTCCGGCTCCGGGGCAAGCGGGAACCGCTGGAGCGGGACCTGAACCTGCAGGCCAAGTCCACCGATCGACTGTTGGAGCTGCTGGGCCACCCCAACCGCTGGCACCGGCACACCGCCGTCCGGCTGCTGGGCGAGCGCAAGGACCCCGGCTCGGCCGTCCGGTTGCGGCAACTGGTGGGAAGCGGCTCGGACCTCCAGTCGCTCTCCGCGCTCTGGGCCCTGTACCAGGCCTTCGGCTTGGATCAGGCGACGGCCCTGGCCGCACTGCGGCACGGACACCCCATGGTCCGCTACTGGGCCGTCCGCCTGATCTGCGACGACGTGGGCTTCGCCAATCGGCGCACCACCGTGGGTCTCGCCGACAGCCTGGGGGAATTGAAGGATGGACCCACGCGGGTTCCCCGCCGGCTCTTCCAGGCCATCCTGGAGGGCGCAGCCGGCGAGAGGGACGCCGAGGTGCGGTCCCAGATGGCCGCGTCGGCCCGGCGGCTGCCCGTGGATCAGGCCCTTCCCCTCGTGACGGCCCTGCTGCGGCACGGCGAGGACGTCGACGACCCGTACCTGCCGCTGCTCACGTGGTGGGTCCTGGAAACCAATCTGGATCCCCAGCGGGAAGCCGTCCTGGAGCTGTTCGAAAGTTCGGAGTTCCGCCGCCAGCCGATGGTGAGACGGCACATTCTGGAACGGGTGATGCGGGCCCTGGCCCTGAAGGGGAAGAGCGGCGACCTGGAAGACTGCGCGCGGCTGCTGGAACTGGCGGCAGATGGAGAGGAAGAAGACTCGTTGCTCAAAGGGTTCGAGCTGGCCTACGCCGGCCGGCGGATCGGCGGCTTGCCGGACCGCCTGGTCCGGGGTCTGGTGGCAAGCGGCCGTTCCTCCCTGGAGCTGCGGGTTCGGTTGGGGGCCGCCGATGCGTCCCGGGCCGCAGTCGAGCTGCTCCTGAATCCTGAAGCCCCCCTCGAGGAACGGACGGCGGTGGCCCGGACGCTGGGCGAGGTGAGGTCCGAAGACAGTGTCGAGCCGCTGATCCGGGTCGCGACCGCACCCGAGCCGCCGCTCCAGCGGGCGGCGCTGGCGGCCCTCTCGTCCTTCAACGATCCTGAGATCGGCAACCAGGCGCTGGCGCGGTTCTCGCAATACCCGGAGGAAGCCAGACCGGCCTTCTTCGACCTGATGCTGAGCCGGCCGGTCTGGACGCGGCAGTTGATCCAGGCCGTCTCCGGGGGCGGGTTGGCGCCGGAGCTGGTGCCGGACGGCGTCGCCGAGCGGCTGAGACGGGATCGGGACCGGGAGATCGCCGGCCTGGCCCGGGAACACCTGGGCGGCGGGGAGGACCTGGGCCGGGAGGACTTCCGGCGACGGATCGCCGGACTCCGGTCGATTCTGGCGGACGGGACCGGGAATCCGTACGCCGGCGAGGCCGCCTACTCGCGGCGGTGCGGCTCCTGCCACAAGCTGTTTCACAAGGGGGGCGACAGTGGACCCGATTTGACCGCTTACCAGCGGGGCGACCTGGGGGCGCTGCTCATCGGCATCGTCGATCCCGACGCGGAGATTCGCGAGGGCTTCGAGTACGTGACGCTGGTCACCCGGGAAGGACGAACCTTGAGCGGCTTCCTGACCGACCAGGACACGCAGGTCGTCGTCTTGCGGGGAATGTCGGGAGAGGACATTCGAGTCGAGCGCCGGCAGGTCGAGTCCATCGAACCCATGGGACGCAGCTTCATGCCCGCCCGGCTGCTGGAAGGACTGAGCGACCAGGAACTCCGGGATTTCTTCGCCTACCTGAGAATCTCTCAGCCCATCAGCCGGTAG
- a CDS encoding metallophosphoesterase, which yields MRLWALSDLHLSHPENRRALGSLPAFPGDWLILAGDVTHGARRLDWCFRRLTHKFRQIVWVPGNHELWTLPNALPRLGGVALYDRMVRIARRHGVLTPEDPYPVVELGDGPVLIAPLFLLYDYSFRPPHIRRDQVVRWARETGSACADEMMLRPDPYPDRESWCAARCEDAASRLAAYPANLRKVLINHFPLEEEHAVLPRVPRFTPWCGTRRTRGWHRRFNACAVVYGHLHIRGTQWLDGVPFREVSLGYPRQWNRRRGIGAYLREVTLAPRKAAVP from the coding sequence TTGCGTTTGTGGGCGCTGTCCGACCTGCACCTTTCCCATCCGGAAAACCGGCGAGCGCTGGGAAGTCTTCCGGCCTTTCCCGGCGACTGGCTGATCCTGGCGGGGGACGTGACCCACGGAGCGCGGCGGCTCGACTGGTGCTTTCGGCGTCTGACTCACAAGTTCCGGCAGATCGTCTGGGTTCCCGGAAACCACGAACTCTGGACCCTTCCAAACGCGCTTCCCCGGCTTGGCGGCGTCGCGCTCTACGACCGGATGGTCCGGATTGCCCGCCGCCACGGAGTTCTCACCCCGGAAGATCCTTACCCGGTGGTTGAACTTGGGGACGGTCCGGTTCTCATCGCGCCGCTGTTCCTGCTCTACGACTACAGCTTTCGGCCCCCGCACATCCGCCGCGACCAGGTGGTTCGGTGGGCCCGGGAAACCGGCTCCGCCTGCGCCGACGAAATGATGCTGCGTCCGGACCCGTATCCGGATCGGGAGTCGTGGTGCGCCGCCCGCTGCGAGGACGCCGCCTCCCGGCTTGCGGCGTATCCTGCGAATCTTCGCAAGGTCCTGATCAATCACTTTCCGCTTGAAGAAGAGCACGCCGTGCTGCCGCGGGTGCCCCGATTCACTCCCTGGTGCGGAACCCGCCGGACCCGGGGTTGGCACCGCCGTTTCAACGCCTGCGCCGTGGTGTACGGCCATCTCCACATCCGGGGCACACAGTGGCTTGACGGCGTGCCATTCCGGGAGGTGTCCCTGGGGTATCCGCGGCAGTGGAACCGGCGCCGGGGAATCGGCGCCTACCTGCGGGAGGTGACCCTGGCTCCCCGGAAAGCGGCCGTCCCATGA
- a CDS encoding Gfo/Idh/MocA family oxidoreductase — MQSLDRRKFMTGSLGAASLAMASRGPVRGANERVVVGIMGLGGRGTRLAENFAQRPDVEVAYLCDVDTRRFGRARKAVEAAQRSRPKLVQDFRKILDDGSVDALVNATPDHWHALGSILACQAGKDVFVEKPMVHSIWEGRKMVEAESKYGRVVQVGMQSRSAPYVRRAREYIRAGNLGDVHLVRVYNMMQHPKREPVPDGPVPDGLDWDLWCGPAAKRPYNPGLYWLNYWEYSCGPIAGDLVHQLDLARYLIGDPPAPMAASHQGAIYSLKDGRDTPDTQMALYEYDGLTMTMQSTLWTPYMKKTPGIVRNTDRFPDWPFSSTKVEILGTDGYMYFGRHGGGWQAYDADGELVRSEYGRQGNREHQDDFVDCIRTRRKPVADAETGHQSALLCHLANISFRVGNRRLVLDPETESFTGFPEADAYLKRTYRKPWVIPEKI, encoded by the coding sequence ATGCAATCGCTAGACCGTAGAAAATTCATGACCGGCTCACTGGGAGCCGCCTCCCTGGCCATGGCGTCCAGGGGCCCGGTTCGCGGGGCCAACGAACGTGTCGTGGTGGGAATCATGGGCTTGGGTGGACGCGGGACGCGGCTGGCCGAGAACTTCGCCCAGCGCCCGGACGTGGAGGTCGCCTACCTTTGCGACGTCGACACCCGGCGATTCGGCCGGGCCCGCAAGGCGGTGGAAGCGGCCCAACGCTCCCGCCCCAAGTTGGTGCAGGACTTCCGGAAGATCCTGGACGACGGCAGCGTGGACGCCCTGGTCAACGCCACGCCGGACCACTGGCACGCCCTGGGGAGCATCCTCGCCTGCCAGGCGGGAAAGGACGTCTTCGTGGAGAAGCCCATGGTCCACTCCATCTGGGAGGGCCGGAAAATGGTGGAGGCGGAGAGCAAGTACGGCCGGGTCGTCCAGGTGGGGATGCAGTCGCGCAGCGCCCCCTACGTCCGCCGGGCCCGGGAATACATCCGCGCTGGCAACCTGGGAGACGTGCACCTGGTCCGGGTTTACAACATGATGCAGCATCCCAAACGGGAACCGGTGCCCGACGGCCCGGTGCCCGACGGCCTGGATTGGGATCTCTGGTGCGGTCCCGCGGCCAAGCGGCCGTACAATCCGGGCCTGTACTGGTTGAACTACTGGGAGTACAGTTGCGGTCCCATCGCCGGCGACCTGGTTCACCAACTGGATCTGGCCCGCTACCTGATCGGCGATCCACCCGCTCCCATGGCGGCCTCCCACCAGGGAGCCATCTACTCCTTGAAGGACGGGCGCGACACCCCCGATACCCAGATGGCCCTGTACGAATACGATGGGCTCACCATGACCATGCAGTCGACCCTCTGGACGCCCTACATGAAAAAGACGCCCGGGATCGTCCGCAACACCGACCGCTTCCCCGACTGGCCCTTCAGCAGCACCAAGGTGGAGATCCTGGGCACGGACGGGTACATGTATTTCGGCCGTCACGGCGGCGGCTGGCAGGCTTACGACGCCGACGGGGAACTGGTGCGGTCCGAATACGGGCGCCAGGGGAACCGGGAACACCAGGACGATTTCGTGGACTGCATCCGGACCCGGCGCAAGCCCGTTGCCGACGCCGAGACCGGCCATCAGTCCGCCCTGCTCTGCCACCTGGCCAACATCTCCTTCCGGGTGGGCAACCGGCGCCTGGTCCTGGACCCCGAGACCGAGTCCTTCACCGGTTTTCCGGAGGCCGACGCCTATCTCAAGCGCACCTACCGGAAGCCGTGGGTGATTCCGGAGAAAATCTAA
- a CDS encoding 4'-phosphopantetheinyl transferase superfamily protein has protein sequence MTASGAWWTPWREDQGSVILHVDLQPDADREARAFAVLDEGEQARWNRFVVTGARRQYALCRAALRINLCHRLGCSNRELSFGYLEHGKPFAKVNGVASESNFNVSHSGRHGLIGFANREGLGVDLEVRTPGRDFDGIGGRVYSPRERLALSAAAGRGKADLFYRLWSLKEALIKALGTGFSLSPSRFEVPRTMIEGERSAVFRFPHLPSEPFWLEDLGEPRFAAACAYRLMG, from the coding sequence ATGACCGCCTCCGGCGCCTGGTGGACTCCGTGGCGCGAGGACCAAGGGTCCGTCATCCTTCACGTCGACCTCCAGCCCGATGCCGATCGCGAAGCACGGGCCTTCGCGGTGCTCGACGAAGGCGAGCAGGCGCGGTGGAACCGGTTCGTGGTCACGGGCGCCCGGCGCCAGTATGCGCTCTGCCGGGCGGCGCTCCGGATCAACCTCTGCCATCGGCTGGGGTGTTCCAACCGGGAACTGTCCTTCGGCTATCTCGAGCACGGCAAGCCGTTCGCGAAGGTGAACGGGGTGGCGTCGGAGTCCAACTTCAATGTGAGCCACAGCGGACGGCACGGATTGATCGGGTTCGCGAATCGGGAAGGACTCGGGGTGGATCTGGAGGTGCGCACACCCGGCAGGGATTTCGACGGGATCGGGGGCAGGGTCTACAGTCCCCGGGAACGACTCGCGCTGTCCGCGGCCGCCGGGCGCGGGAAGGCGGATCTTTTCTACCGGCTCTGGAGCCTGAAGGAGGCGCTGATCAAGGCCTTGGGAACCGGATTCTCGCTGAGTCCATCCCGTTTCGAGGTGCCGCGCACGATGATCGAGGGCGAGCGGTCGGCGGTGTTTCGCTTCCCGCACCTTCCGTCCGAACCGTTCTGGCTGGAGGATCTGGGCGAACCCCGTTTTGCCGCCGCCTGCGCCTACCGGCTGATGGGCTGA
- a CDS encoding Gfo/Idh/MocA family oxidoreductase — translation MRIGLISAATYRYGKEPRRPGSHHGTAFASTFNGFDESEVRKYDWTFVRSRKRIKGARVVKVWDQERVWARRLAAACNIPTVCRTPEACAAGVDLAILVDDGSGEHSRYAIHPLRTGIPTFCDKPLAMSARGAKAVADVARETGTPFMSASSLRFVPDILRLRAQLPELGPVYLAQAVCANELIYYGIHALSMIYAVLGGGAVSAVNVGQPGLNVVRIRFADHRDVVLMVGERQWMRSGYQISLFGKKGWRTVKPDLSDLYWHLLNAVLEYVRTGEESVPIEEEVEVIAALEAGKRSLGRQEEVTLESLFS, via the coding sequence GTGCGCATCGGTCTCATCTCGGCGGCCACCTATCGCTACGGGAAGGAACCCCGAAGGCCCGGCTCCCATCACGGGACCGCCTTCGCCTCCACCTTCAACGGGTTCGACGAATCGGAAGTCCGCAAGTACGACTGGACCTTCGTCCGGTCCCGGAAACGGATCAAGGGCGCCCGGGTGGTCAAGGTGTGGGACCAGGAGCGGGTCTGGGCCCGACGTCTGGCCGCCGCCTGCAACATTCCCACCGTCTGCCGGACGCCGGAAGCATGCGCCGCCGGCGTCGACCTGGCGATCCTCGTCGACGACGGGTCGGGCGAGCATTCCAGGTATGCGATCCATCCCTTGAGAACTGGAATCCCCACGTTCTGCGACAAACCGCTGGCCATGAGCGCCCGCGGCGCCAAAGCGGTGGCGGACGTGGCTCGCGAGACCGGGACTCCGTTCATGTCGGCCAGTTCTCTGAGGTTCGTTCCGGATATCCTGCGGCTGAGAGCGCAACTGCCGGAACTGGGCCCCGTCTATCTGGCCCAGGCCGTCTGCGCCAACGAACTGATCTACTACGGCATCCACGCCCTTTCCATGATCTATGCCGTGCTGGGAGGGGGCGCCGTTTCGGCCGTGAACGTGGGCCAGCCCGGCCTGAACGTGGTCCGGATCCGGTTCGCCGACCACCGCGACGTGGTGTTGATGGTGGGGGAGCGGCAGTGGATGCGTTCCGGGTATCAGATCAGCCTCTTCGGCAAGAAGGGTTGGCGCACGGTGAAGCCCGATCTGAGCGACCTCTACTGGCACCTGCTGAATGCGGTCCTGGAATACGTCCGGACCGGTGAGGAATCGGTGCCCATCGAGGAGGAAGTCGAAGTCATCGCGGCGCTGGAAGCGGGAAAGCGCTCACTGGGCCGACAGGAAGAGGTCACGCTGGAGAGCCTGTTCTCCTGA